A genomic region of Streptomyces diastaticus subsp. diastaticus contains the following coding sequences:
- a CDS encoding SGNH/GDSL hydrolase family protein, producing MCGVTAETTSLPPDFTSYAAVGDSFTEGVGDPGPDGAFVGWADRLAVLLADRQPEHAFRYANLAVRGKLLDQIVADQVPRARELSPDLVTFCAGGNDVIRPGTDPDDLAERFEKAVTALTSDVGTVMLTTGFDTRGVPVLKHLRGKVATYNGHVRAIADRYGCPVLDLWSLRSVQDRRAWDTDRLHLSAEGHTRVALRAAQILGLDVPADPEQEWPAQPPRTPLDGRRDDIQWAREYLVPWIGRRLRGVSSGDHVTAKRPDLLPL from the coding sequence ATGTGCGGCGTGACAGCAGAGACGACTTCCCTTCCTCCAGATTTCACCTCCTACGCGGCAGTCGGCGACAGCTTCACCGAAGGGGTGGGGGACCCGGGCCCCGACGGCGCCTTCGTGGGCTGGGCGGACCGCCTGGCCGTCCTGCTCGCCGACCGGCAGCCCGAACACGCCTTCCGGTACGCCAACCTGGCGGTGCGCGGGAAGCTGCTCGACCAGATCGTCGCCGACCAGGTGCCGCGGGCCCGTGAACTCTCGCCCGACCTCGTGACCTTCTGCGCGGGGGGCAACGACGTGATCCGCCCGGGCACCGACCCCGACGACCTGGCCGAGCGGTTCGAGAAGGCGGTCACCGCCCTCACCTCGGACGTCGGGACCGTGATGCTGACCACCGGCTTCGACACCCGCGGGGTCCCGGTCCTCAAGCACCTGCGCGGCAAGGTCGCCACGTACAACGGTCACGTCCGGGCCATCGCCGACCGGTACGGCTGCCCCGTCCTCGACCTCTGGTCGCTGCGCTCCGTGCAGGACCGGCGGGCCTGGGACACCGACCGGCTGCACCTCTCCGCCGAGGGCCACACCCGGGTGGCGCTGCGCGCCGCCCAGATCCTCGGGCTCGACGTCCCCGCCGACCCCGAGCAGGAGTGGCCCGCCCAGCCGCCGCGCACTCCGCTCGACGGGCGCCGCGACGACATCCAGTGGGCCCGCGAGTACCTGGTGCCGTGGATCGGCCGGCGGCTGCGCGGGGTCTCCTCCGGCGACCACGTCACCGCCAAGCGGCCCGACCTGCTGCCGCTCTGA
- a CDS encoding aspartate aminotransferase family protein produces MTTVDGGTPATGAGPAPAFDLRRLLTERGGERYALHARHLNPQLPRMLRTLGFDKVYERAEGAHFWDAEGNDHLDMLAGFGVMGLGRHHPVIRQALHDVLDLSLADLTRFDCPPLPGLLAERLLAHTPHLHRAFFSSSGTEAVETALKFARRATGRPRVLHCAHSFHGLTTGSLSVNGERSFRDGFGPLLPDTAVPLGDLDALRRELRAGDVAALIVEPIQGKGVHAAPPGYLRAAQELLHRHKALLIADEVQTGLGRTGDFHAHQHEAGVEPDLVCLAKALSGGYVPVGATLGTDEVFTKVYSSMDRVLVHSASFGANAQAMAAGLAVLAVMESEDTVAHVRRVGERLRSRLAALVPRYELLHEVRGRGLMIGIEFGRPRSLRLRSRWAMLQAARKGLFAQMVVAPLLHRHRILTQVSGDHLEVIKLIPPLVVDEADVDRFVDAFTQVMDEAHEGGLLWEFGRTLVRQAVTR; encoded by the coding sequence ATGACCACCGTCGACGGCGGCACACCGGCGACCGGCGCCGGGCCCGCCCCCGCCTTCGACCTGCGGCGGCTCCTCACCGAGCGCGGTGGTGAGCGGTACGCGCTGCACGCCCGCCACCTCAACCCGCAGCTGCCCCGCATGTTGCGCACCCTGGGCTTCGACAAGGTCTACGAGCGCGCCGAGGGCGCCCACTTCTGGGACGCCGAGGGCAACGACCACCTCGACATGCTCGCCGGGTTCGGCGTGATGGGCCTCGGGCGCCATCACCCGGTGATCCGCCAGGCCCTGCACGACGTCCTCGACCTCTCCCTCGCCGACCTCACCCGCTTCGACTGCCCGCCACTGCCGGGCCTGCTCGCCGAGCGGCTCCTCGCCCACACCCCGCACCTGCACCGCGCCTTCTTCTCCAGCAGCGGCACCGAGGCCGTCGAGACCGCGCTGAAGTTCGCCCGCCGCGCCACCGGCCGGCCGCGCGTCCTGCACTGCGCCCACTCCTTCCACGGCCTGACCACCGGATCCCTCTCCGTCAACGGCGAACGCTCGTTCCGCGACGGCTTCGGGCCGCTGCTCCCCGACACGGCCGTGCCCCTCGGCGACCTCGACGCGCTCCGCCGCGAACTGCGGGCCGGGGACGTGGCCGCTCTCATCGTCGAGCCGATCCAGGGCAAGGGCGTGCACGCCGCCCCGCCCGGTTACCTGCGTGCCGCCCAGGAACTCCTCCACCGCCACAAGGCGCTGCTCATCGCCGACGAGGTGCAGACCGGGCTCGGCCGCACCGGCGACTTCCACGCCCACCAGCACGAAGCCGGTGTGGAACCCGACCTGGTCTGCCTGGCGAAGGCGCTCTCCGGCGGGTACGTCCCGGTCGGCGCCACGCTCGGCACCGACGAGGTCTTCACCAAGGTGTACTCCTCGATGGACCGGGTCCTCGTCCACTCGGCGAGCTTCGGCGCCAACGCCCAGGCGATGGCCGCCGGGCTCGCCGTCCTCGCCGTCATGGAGAGCGAGGACACCGTGGCGCACGTCCGCCGGGTGGGGGAGCGGCTGCGCTCCCGCCTCGCCGCCCTCGTCCCGCGCTACGAACTGCTGCACGAGGTACGCGGGCGCGGGCTGATGATCGGCATCGAGTTCGGCCGGCCCCGGTCACTGCGGCTGCGCAGCAGGTGGGCGATGCTCCAGGCGGCCCGCAAGGGGCTCTTCGCGCAGATGGTGGTGGCCCCCCTGCTGCACCGCCACCGCATCCTCACCCAGGTCTCCGGCGACCACCTGGAAGTGATCAAGCTGATCCCGCCGCTGGTGGTGGACGAGGCGGACGTGGACCGCTTCGTGGACGCGTTCACCCAGGTCATGGACGAGGCGCACGAGGGCGGGCTGCTGTGGGAGTTCGGGCGGACCCTGGTCAGGCAGGCGGTGACCCGCTGA
- a CDS encoding phosphorylase family protein has translation MTRPTTAGPLPDPAAGPAPLVIACALTIERLALRTGTRVRAAPARVLRTGMGPEAADRAVAEALRDPALAGAAVVATGFCAGLGSGMRPGDLVVADEVRDPRGVTRCAEADVLAAAVARAVPGRTVHTGPLTGCDHVVRGPERARLRSQGAVAVDMESAATLYTARRTGPRRVAAVRVVVDAPEHELVRIGTVRGGISAFRVLRAVIPAFHEWHRSSLLPRR, from the coding sequence ATGACGCGCCCCACGACCGCCGGGCCCCTGCCGGATCCGGCGGCCGGCCCGGCGCCCCTGGTCATCGCCTGCGCCCTCACCATCGAGCGGCTGGCCCTGCGCACCGGTACCCGTGTCCGGGCCGCGCCGGCCCGGGTGCTCCGGACCGGGATGGGGCCCGAGGCCGCCGACCGGGCCGTCGCCGAGGCGCTGCGCGACCCGGCGCTGGCCGGGGCCGCGGTGGTCGCCACCGGGTTCTGCGCGGGCCTCGGCTCCGGCATGCGCCCCGGCGACCTGGTCGTCGCCGACGAGGTCCGCGATCCGCGCGGCGTCACCCGTTGCGCCGAGGCCGACGTACTGGCCGCAGCCGTGGCCCGCGCGGTGCCGGGCCGCACCGTGCACACCGGCCCGCTCACCGGCTGCGACCACGTGGTGCGCGGCCCGGAGCGGGCCCGGCTGCGGTCCCAGGGGGCCGTCGCCGTCGACATGGAGTCGGCCGCGACGCTGTACACGGCCCGCCGCACCGGACCGCGCCGGGTTGCGGCCGTCCGGGTGGTCGTGGACGCTCCAGAGCATGAGCTGGTCCGGATCGGAACGGTACGCGGTGGAATATCGGCTTTCCGTGTACTTCGTGCCGTGATCCCCGCTTTCCATGAATGGCACCGTTCCTCGCTGCTCCCCCGGAGGTGA
- a CDS encoding helix-turn-helix domain-containing protein, which produces MSSDRPDVPGDLPAVAPHLRELRRRAGHTLETAARGAGLSAAHLSRLETGQRQPSLPMLLALARVYGTTVSALLGETGGDRHAVIRGAEAEPAPAGGWTYWPAGGSGRAMQALRVRVPYGAQGDMVRVHPGEEWLHVLRGRLRLRLGDSDHLLHPGDGAHFDSLTPHRIGAADDDGAELLFVHTLLQSPGAPCLGPGHPNPKGPA; this is translated from the coding sequence ATGAGCAGCGACCGTCCGGACGTCCCGGGCGACCTCCCCGCCGTCGCACCCCACCTGCGTGAGCTGCGGCGCCGCGCCGGCCACACCCTGGAGACGGCGGCCCGCGGTGCCGGACTCTCGGCCGCCCACCTCTCCCGGCTGGAGACCGGGCAGCGCCAGCCCTCCCTGCCGATGCTGCTCGCACTGGCCCGTGTCTACGGTACGACCGTCTCCGCACTGCTCGGCGAGACGGGGGGCGACCGGCACGCCGTGATCCGGGGCGCCGAGGCCGAGCCGGCCCCCGCCGGGGGCTGGACCTACTGGCCGGCCGGCGGCTCCGGCCGCGCCATGCAGGCGCTGCGGGTGCGGGTGCCCTACGGCGCGCAGGGCGACATGGTGCGGGTCCACCCGGGCGAGGAGTGGCTGCACGTCCTGCGGGGGCGGCTGCGGCTGCGGCTGGGCGACAGCGACCACCTGCTGCACCCCGGTGACGGGGCCCACTTCGACTCGCTGACCCCGCACCGGATCGGCGCCGCCGACGACGACGGCGCCGAACTCCTCTTCGTCCACACCCTGCTCCAGAGCCCGGGCGCCCCGTGCCTCGGCCCGGGACACCCGAACCCGAAAGGCCCCGCATGA
- a CDS encoding polyprenyl synthetase family protein, with the protein MPTADADRDTTDVAALLERGRTLATPVLKAAIERLAPPMDTVAAYHFGWIDAAGHPAEGDGGKAVRPALALLSAEAAGAAPEAGVPGAVAVELVHNFSLLHDDLMDGDEQRRHRDTVWKVHGPAQAILVGDALFALANEVLLELGTLEAGRAARRLTTASRALIDGQAQDIAYEHRERVSVEECLEMEGNKTGALLACAVSIGAVLGGADDRTADALERYGYHLGLAFQAVDDLLGIWGDPEATGKQTWSDLRQRKKSLPVVAALAADGPAAERLGSLLAADAKANDFENFSEDEFAARAALIEEAGGRAWTEAEARRQHTVAIEALAGVSMPDHVREQLTALADFVVVRKR; encoded by the coding sequence GTGCCCACGGCCGACGCGGACCGTGACACCACGGACGTGGCCGCCCTGCTGGAGCGTGGCCGTACCCTCGCCACGCCCGTGCTCAAGGCCGCCATCGAGCGTCTCGCCCCGCCCATGGACACCGTCGCCGCCTACCACTTCGGCTGGATCGACGCCGCGGGCCACCCCGCCGAGGGCGACGGCGGCAAGGCCGTCCGGCCCGCCCTCGCCCTGCTCTCCGCCGAGGCGGCCGGCGCGGCGCCCGAGGCCGGTGTCCCCGGCGCGGTCGCCGTGGAGCTGGTCCACAACTTCTCGCTCCTCCACGACGACCTCATGGACGGCGACGAGCAGCGCCGCCACCGCGACACCGTCTGGAAGGTGCACGGCCCCGCCCAGGCCATCCTCGTCGGCGACGCCCTCTTCGCGCTCGCCAACGAGGTCCTGCTGGAGCTCGGCACCCTGGAGGCCGGGCGCGCCGCCCGCCGCCTGACCACCGCCAGCCGCGCCCTCATCGACGGCCAGGCCCAGGACATCGCCTACGAGCACCGCGAGCGCGTCAGCGTCGAGGAGTGCCTGGAGATGGAGGGCAACAAGACCGGCGCCCTGCTCGCCTGCGCCGTCTCCATCGGCGCCGTTCTCGGCGGTGCCGACGACCGCACCGCCGACGCCCTGGAGCGGTACGGCTACCACCTCGGCCTCGCCTTCCAGGCCGTCGACGACCTCCTCGGCATCTGGGGCGACCCGGAGGCCACCGGCAAGCAGACCTGGAGCGACCTGAGGCAGCGCAAGAAGTCGCTGCCGGTCGTCGCCGCCCTCGCCGCCGACGGCCCCGCCGCCGAGCGGCTCGGCTCCCTGCTCGCCGCCGACGCCAAGGCCAACGACTTCGAGAACTTCTCGGAGGACGAGTTCGCCGCCCGCGCGGCTCTCATCGAGGAGGCCGGCGGCCGCGCCTGGACCGAGGCGGAGGCCCGCCGCCAGCACACCGTCGCCATCGAGGCCCTCGCCGGCGTCAGCATGCCCGACCACGTACGCGAGCAGCTCACCGCCCTCGCCGACTTCGTCGTCGTACGGAAGAGATGA
- the shc gene encoding squalene--hopene cyclase: protein MTATTNGPAGAAPSRPAPARPTTDTTTAPDSATVEAAAERARARAADHLLGLQSPEGWWKGDLDTNVTMDAEDLLLRQFLGIRDEATTRAAALFIRGEQREDGTWATFHGGPPDLSTTVEAYVALRLAGDSPDAPHMTRAAHFVRARGGIAEARVFTRIWLALFGWWPWDRLPELPPELIFLPPWVPLNIYDFGCWARQTIVPLTVVSAKRPVRPAPFPLDELHTDPANPAPRTRLAPLASWNGAFQRLDRALHTYRKVAPRALRRAAMAAAGRWIIERQENDGCWGGIQPPAVYSMIALHLLGYDLGHPVMRAGLESLDRFTLTREDGSRMVEACQSPVWDTCLATIALADAGVPADHPQLVRAADWMLDEQIERPGDWSVRRPHLAPGGWAFEFHNDNYPDIDDTAEVVLALRRVRHPDTARLERAISLGVRWNLGMQSKNGAWGAFDVDNTSSLPNRLPFCDFGEVVDPPSADVTAHVVEMLAAEGLGADPRTRRAVDWLLAEQEPSGAWFGRWGVNYLYGTGSAVPALIDAGLPATHPAIRRAVAWLESVQNDDGGWGEDLRSYRDQGRMARGASTASQTGWALMALLAAGERESAAARRGVAFLADTQHEDGSWDEPYYTGTGFPWDFSINYHLYRQVFPLTALGRYTRGAAPEAA, encoded by the coding sequence ATGACAGCGACGACCAACGGACCGGCCGGGGCCGCGCCCTCCCGCCCCGCCCCGGCCCGGCCCACCACCGACACCACCACCGCCCCCGACAGCGCCACCGTCGAGGCCGCCGCGGAACGGGCCCGGGCCCGGGCCGCCGACCACCTGCTCGGCCTCCAGAGCCCCGAGGGCTGGTGGAAGGGCGACCTCGACACCAACGTCACGATGGACGCCGAGGACCTGCTGCTCCGCCAGTTCCTCGGCATCCGCGACGAGGCCACCACCCGCGCCGCCGCCCTCTTCATCCGCGGTGAACAGCGCGAGGACGGCACCTGGGCCACCTTCCACGGCGGCCCCCCCGACCTCTCCACCACCGTGGAGGCGTACGTCGCGCTGCGGCTCGCCGGTGACAGCCCCGACGCGCCGCACATGACCCGTGCCGCCCACTTCGTCCGGGCCCGGGGCGGTATCGCCGAGGCCCGGGTCTTCACCCGGATCTGGCTCGCCCTCTTCGGCTGGTGGCCCTGGGACCGGCTGCCGGAACTCCCGCCCGAGCTGATCTTCCTGCCGCCGTGGGTGCCGCTGAACATCTACGACTTCGGCTGCTGGGCCCGGCAGACCATCGTGCCGCTCACCGTCGTCTCCGCCAAGCGCCCGGTGCGCCCCGCCCCGTTCCCCCTGGACGAGTTGCACACCGACCCGGCGAACCCGGCGCCCCGCACCCGTCTCGCCCCTCTGGCCAGCTGGAACGGCGCCTTCCAGCGGCTGGACCGGGCCCTGCACACATACCGCAAGGTCGCCCCCCGCGCCCTGCGCAGGGCCGCCATGGCCGCGGCCGGGCGGTGGATCATCGAGCGCCAGGAGAACGACGGCTGCTGGGGCGGCATCCAGCCGCCGGCCGTCTACTCGATGATCGCCCTGCACCTGCTCGGCTACGACCTCGGCCACCCGGTGATGCGGGCCGGCCTCGAATCGCTCGACCGCTTCACGCTGACCCGCGAGGACGGCTCCCGGATGGTCGAGGCGTGCCAGTCACCCGTCTGGGACACCTGCCTCGCCACCATCGCCCTCGCCGACGCGGGCGTCCCCGCCGACCACCCGCAGCTCGTCCGCGCCGCCGACTGGATGCTGGACGAGCAGATCGAGCGGCCCGGCGACTGGTCGGTGCGCCGCCCGCACCTGGCACCCGGTGGCTGGGCCTTCGAGTTCCACAACGACAACTACCCGGACATCGACGACACCGCCGAGGTGGTGCTCGCCCTGCGCCGGGTCCGCCACCCCGACACCGCGCGGCTGGAGCGCGCCATCTCGCTGGGGGTGCGCTGGAACCTCGGTATGCAGTCGAAGAACGGCGCCTGGGGCGCGTTCGACGTCGACAACACCAGCTCGCTGCCCAACCGGCTGCCCTTCTGCGACTTCGGCGAGGTCGTCGACCCGCCCTCGGCCGACGTCACCGCGCACGTCGTGGAGATGCTCGCCGCCGAAGGGCTCGGCGCCGACCCCCGGACCCGCCGCGCCGTCGACTGGCTCCTCGCCGAGCAGGAACCGAGCGGCGCCTGGTTCGGCCGCTGGGGGGTCAACTACCTCTACGGCACCGGTTCGGCCGTCCCCGCCCTGATCGACGCCGGGCTGCCCGCCACCCACCCGGCGATCCGCCGTGCCGTGGCCTGGCTGGAGTCCGTGCAGAACGACGACGGCGGCTGGGGCGAGGACCTGCGCTCCTACCGCGACCAGGGCCGGATGGCCCGCGGCGCCTCCACCGCCTCCCAGACCGGCTGGGCCCTGATGGCCCTCCTCGCCGCCGGGGAACGCGAGAGCGCCGCCGCCCGGCGCGGCGTCGCCTTCCTCGCCGACACCCAGCACGAGGACGGAAGCTGGGACGAGCCCTACTACACCGGCACCGGCTTCCCCTGGGACTTCTCCATCAACTACCACCTGTACCGGCAGGTCTTCCCGCTGACGGCGCTGGGCCGGTACACCCGCGGAGCAGCACCCGAGGCCGCCTGA
- the hpnH gene encoding adenosyl-hopene transferase HpnH gives MAMPLRQTIKVATYLAEQKLRRREKFPLIVELEPLFACNLACEGCGKIQHPAGVLKQRMPVAQAVGAVLESGAPMVSIAGGEPLMHPQIDEIVNQLVAKRKYVFLCTNAMLMRKKMDKFTPSPYFAFAVHIDGLRERHDESVAKEGVFDEAVAAIKEAKRRGFRVTTNSTFFNTDTPQTIIEVLNYLNDDLKVDEMMISPAYAYEKAPDQEHFLGVEQTRELFRKTFADGNRRRWRLNHSPLFLDFLEGKADFACTAWAIPNYSLFGWQRPCYLMSDGYVPTYRQLIEETDWDKYGRGKDPRCANCMAHCGYEPTAVLATMGSLKESLRAARETVTSNRA, from the coding sequence ATGGCCATGCCGCTCCGCCAGACCATCAAGGTGGCGACGTATCTCGCCGAACAGAAGCTGCGCAGGCGGGAGAAGTTCCCGCTGATCGTCGAATTGGAGCCCCTGTTCGCCTGCAACCTCGCCTGCGAGGGGTGCGGAAAGATCCAGCACCCCGCCGGAGTCCTCAAGCAGCGCATGCCGGTGGCCCAGGCCGTCGGCGCGGTTCTGGAGTCGGGCGCGCCGATGGTGTCCATCGCGGGCGGTGAGCCCTTGATGCACCCGCAGATCGACGAGATCGTGAACCAGCTCGTCGCCAAACGCAAGTACGTCTTCCTCTGCACCAACGCCATGCTGATGCGTAAGAAGATGGACAAGTTCACCCCCTCCCCGTACTTCGCGTTCGCCGTGCACATCGACGGGCTGCGGGAGCGGCACGACGAGTCCGTGGCGAAGGAGGGCGTCTTCGACGAGGCCGTCGCGGCGATCAAGGAGGCCAAGCGCCGCGGTTTCCGCGTCACCACCAACTCGACCTTCTTCAACACCGACACCCCGCAGACCATCATCGAGGTGCTCAACTACCTCAACGACGACCTCAAGGTCGACGAGATGATGATCTCGCCGGCCTACGCCTACGAGAAGGCGCCCGACCAGGAGCACTTCCTCGGCGTCGAGCAGACCCGCGAGCTGTTCCGGAAGACCTTCGCGGACGGCAACCGCCGCCGCTGGCGCCTCAACCACTCGCCGCTCTTCCTCGACTTCCTGGAGGGCAAGGCGGACTTCGCCTGCACCGCCTGGGCCATCCCCAACTACTCCCTCTTCGGCTGGCAGCGCCCCTGCTACCTGATGAGCGACGGCTACGTCCCCACGTACCGCCAGCTCATCGAGGAGACCGACTGGGACAAGTACGGCCGGGGCAAGGACCCCCGCTGCGCCAACTGCATGGCGCACTGCGGCTACGAACCGACGGCGGTCCTCGCGACCATGGGCTCCCTCAAGGAGTCGCTGCGCGCCGCCCGCGAGACCGTCACCAGCAACCGCGCCTGA
- a CDS encoding DUF6126 family protein has translation MSERPEPETAVTTEGERARPRRDMEERLPPSLWIRLLVYVVVGHLLGGFLYLLFEVGSRAQ, from the coding sequence ATGAGCGAGCGACCCGAACCCGAGACCGCCGTGACCACCGAGGGGGAGCGGGCCCGCCCTCGCCGCGACATGGAGGAGCGCCTGCCGCCGAGCCTGTGGATCAGGCTCCTGGTCTACGTGGTGGTCGGCCACCTCCTGGGCGGCTTCCTCTACCTGCTCTTCGAGGTGGGCAGCAGGGCCCAGTGA
- a CDS encoding tyrosine-protein phosphatase yields the protein MTQQSPSTRSESMPEPELTGVRNFRDVGGLPTADGRRVRAGQLFRSGHLAHATEADSGFLSGLGLHTVFDFRNSADRALDGLDVELPGVRNVNIPLSDPADGAGFWKMVREGDLPQLRSLLGDGKAELRMTTSYREMVTGRTAEHSRVLRALAEESVPALMHCAAGKDRAGLSVAVTLLALGVGREAIEADYLESNALHRRYRIRRASDSPDALSPEVMELLSPLFEARTTYLAAAFETIDATWGGTERYLTEGLRLTPGLREQLHGRLLE from the coding sequence GTGACGCAGCAGTCCCCGTCGACGAGGTCGGAGTCGATGCCGGAGCCGGAGCTGACCGGGGTGCGGAACTTCCGTGACGTCGGTGGCCTGCCGACGGCCGACGGGCGCCGGGTGCGCGCCGGGCAGCTCTTCCGCAGCGGCCACCTGGCCCACGCGACCGAGGCGGACTCGGGCTTCCTCAGCGGGCTCGGCCTGCACACCGTCTTCGACTTCCGCAACAGCGCGGACCGGGCGCTGGACGGCCTCGACGTCGAGCTGCCCGGGGTACGCAACGTGAACATCCCGCTGAGCGACCCGGCGGACGGCGCGGGCTTCTGGAAGATGGTCCGCGAGGGCGACCTGCCGCAGCTCCGCTCGCTGCTGGGCGACGGCAAGGCCGAGCTGCGGATGACCACCTCGTACCGCGAGATGGTCACCGGGCGCACCGCCGAGCACAGCCGGGTCCTGCGCGCGCTCGCCGAGGAGAGTGTCCCGGCACTGATGCACTGTGCGGCGGGCAAGGACCGCGCGGGGCTCTCCGTCGCGGTCACCCTGCTGGCGCTCGGCGTCGGCCGCGAGGCGATCGAGGCGGACTACCTGGAGTCCAACGCACTGCACCGCCGCTACCGGATACGCCGCGCCTCCGACTCCCCCGACGCGCTGTCGCCGGAGGTGATGGAGCTGCTCAGCCCGCTCTTCGAGGCCCGCACCACCTACCTCGCGGCGGCCTTCGAGACGATCGACGCCACCTGGGGCGGCACCGAGCGGTACCTGACCGAGGGGCTGCGGCTCACTCCCGGACTGCGGGAGCAGCTGCACGGCCGCCTGCTGGAGTGA
- the hpnE gene encoding hydroxysqualene dehydroxylase HpnE, giving the protein MNTEHERAAAREAVVVGGGLAGTAAALALADAGLRVTLLEGRPRLGGLAFSFQRGDLTVDNGQHVHLRCCTAYRWLLDRVDCAALAPVQDRLDVPVIDAGRGRLGRLRRNALPVPFHLGPSLARYPHLSLAEKAAVGRAALALGRLDPADPALDRQDFGGWLRRHGQSPRAVAALWDLVGVATLNAVADDASLALAAKVFRTGLLSAPGAADIGWARVPLGELHHTRTLTSLDKAGVRTVLRARVRGVTQDHGGGARWRVETGGETLTADTVVLAVPPAETHGLLPEGALDEPEKLTRIGTAPIINIHVLYDRKVVRRPFFTALDGPVQWVFDRTEASGLGRGQYLALSQSTAQAEIDTPVADLRARYLPELERLLPAARTARVEDFFVTRERTATFAPSPGVGSLRPGPATRLPGLHLAGAWTATGWPATMEGAVRSGLTAASDALGALGRPRPAPVFEEAA; this is encoded by the coding sequence ATGAACACCGAGCACGAGCGGGCCGCCGCCCGGGAGGCCGTCGTCGTCGGCGGCGGCCTCGCCGGCACCGCGGCCGCCCTCGCCCTCGCCGACGCGGGACTGCGCGTCACCCTCCTCGAAGGCCGCCCCCGCCTCGGCGGCCTGGCCTTCTCCTTCCAGCGCGGCGACCTCACCGTCGACAACGGCCAGCACGTCCACCTGCGCTGCTGCACCGCCTACCGCTGGCTCCTGGACCGGGTCGACTGCGCCGCCCTCGCCCCTGTCCAGGACCGCCTCGACGTCCCCGTCATCGACGCCGGCCGGGGCCGCCTCGGACGGCTGCGGCGCAACGCCCTGCCCGTCCCCTTCCACCTCGGCCCGAGCCTCGCCCGCTACCCGCACCTGAGCCTCGCCGAGAAGGCCGCCGTCGGCCGCGCCGCGCTCGCCCTCGGCCGCCTGGACCCGGCCGACCCCGCCCTCGACCGGCAGGACTTCGGCGGCTGGCTGCGGCGCCACGGGCAGAGCCCCCGCGCCGTCGCCGCCCTCTGGGACCTCGTCGGCGTCGCCACGCTCAACGCCGTCGCCGACGACGCCTCGCTGGCCCTGGCCGCCAAGGTCTTCCGCACGGGCCTGCTCTCCGCCCCCGGCGCAGCCGACATCGGCTGGGCCCGTGTCCCCCTCGGCGAGCTGCACCACACCCGGACGCTGACCTCCCTCGACAAGGCGGGCGTACGCACCGTGCTGCGCGCCCGGGTGCGCGGCGTCACCCAGGACCACGGCGGGGGCGCCCGCTGGCGCGTGGAGACCGGCGGCGAGACGCTCACCGCCGACACCGTCGTCCTCGCCGTCCCCCCGGCCGAGACGCACGGCCTCCTGCCCGAGGGAGCCCTCGACGAGCCGGAGAAGCTCACCCGGATCGGCACCGCCCCCATCATCAACATCCACGTCCTCTACGACCGCAAGGTCGTCCGGCGCCCCTTCTTCACCGCGCTCGACGGCCCCGTGCAGTGGGTCTTCGACCGCACCGAGGCCTCCGGGCTGGGCCGCGGCCAGTACCTCGCGCTCTCCCAGTCGACCGCGCAGGCCGAGATCGACACCCCCGTCGCCGACCTGCGCGCCCGCTACCTGCCGGAGCTGGAGCGGCTGCTGCCCGCCGCCCGCACCGCCCGTGTCGAGGACTTCTTCGTCACCCGTGAGCGCACCGCCACCTTCGCGCCCAGCCCCGGCGTCGGATCCCTGCGCCCCGGTCCCGCCACCCGCCTGCCCGGCCTGCATCTGGCCGGGGCGTGGACGGCCACCGGCTGGCCCGCCACGATGGAAGGTGCCGTGCGCAGCGGACTGACCGCGGCCTCGGACGCCCTCGGCGCGCTCGGCAGGCCCCGGCCCGCCCCCGTCTTCGAGGAGGCCGCGTGA